Within Spinacia oleracea cultivar Varoflay chromosome 4, BTI_SOV_V1, whole genome shotgun sequence, the genomic segment AGATAAAGAAAACTTGTAATAGGAAACCAATGGCCATGAATTTGTACCAGAGATGAAAATATGAACATGATGTTCATTTAAAGATtatacttaaaaaaataaatcctaaaaaacaaacaaaaaaagatAAGAAAATATTTAATATGAACTCCAGATctgaaagaatttttttttttaaaatcagaTACTTTAAAGGTATTGTTGATTAACTTTAAaatgaatatttattttaaaagatAAGAAAAAGGAACTTACTCTTCTAAAGAATTACAGATGATGAGGTCTTCCACCACCGAGATCCTAACGCCGCCATGAGTTTGTGCCGCTAAATCCACCGCTCGCGTCAAAGACGGatctaaattattaaattaataatcagTACAACGAATTctcccaaaaaaataaaaattaattgaaTATGCAACAAACCGTCAACATTAACAAAGAAATCTAAACATCCcttaaatcataaataaataataaaatacagcaaaaatcaaaattcaatcaaaaataaAAGTGGAAAGACGAGGAAATGGTTTGGTACCTAGCTTGTTTGTATCATGATCTTGAAATACTTACGGAAGACGGTTTGCTTATGCTCTCCATCTTTGTGAACCATAAACACGGAAGAAGTTCGATCAAAGCCCGAATTTCTTCAACAAAGAATGGAGATAAGGATGCGAAAAGATCAAAGAAACAAGGGATTCAGTAAAAAAAATGGCAAACTGAAATGAAGAAAACAACAAAGGAGATCGAAGGATAGAAAAAACGGCTAAGGAAAATGAAGTGtaaaaaaggaaatgaaatGTAAAACCCTAACTGCAGTGATTATTTTGTGTTGAGGCAGATGGGTCACTTTATTTGGGCCGTCGAAATCGTTGAGGCGGGTAAGTCAAAGTTCGCCTCGACTGGATAGCTCTAATAAGGCGGGCTGGGCCTATGTTCGCTTCTACAAAGCTATTGGGGCGAACATGGGGTCAGCCCGCCTCGACAGCTCAGGCAAATGGGGCGTATAATTttttgcccccctcaacagggaCTAATGAGGCGTATAATAttttgcccccctcaacagggggGCTTCAATAagtgttttttctactagtgatcgCTAATTTACTCTAATAATTCTAACTAACCTTAACCCGTTGGTAGTCTCTCCCCTATCTACTGTCAGCCTACCTTTTTCTtctccttctttctttctttctccccTACCTCCTTCTATTTCCATGGaagctcctctttctctctcctccgatCCCGATCTCCTAATTAGGTAGcctatctctctcctcctctcctATGCACCTTGCTTCTTTCTCTTCCTTGCTCAACCACCACGACTATTGGCCTTCTCTTTCTCTCCCTTCGCCCATAAAAAAACTCAGATTTTTTACCAACACGACCCGTGAGAAGCCCGATTAATAGCTCTGGTAGTCGAATCCTCCACATTaagcaaaatcaacaaaaataaccTCTTCATAAGCTGATTACCGGTCCTCAAAGCTCGAAAAACCGACGAAATCAGCTCAATCGATGATAGTTTCCCCTCGAATTTAGGCGAATCTTTCCACAAGGTGTAATCAATCTCATTTCCGGGATGAATTCCCGGCAGAATATTAATATTCGAAATACTCCAGGAAAACGTCGGCGTTTCTGAGTTGTTGTTGGAGATTATCATCGTCGGAGTTCGCGGGTAGGGAAATTGTTGTAATGAAGACTGGCGATGATATGCGTACCTCTGATCCGATGAATGTGAATTTCGCTGCGAATTGTAATTGAATGATGTGCTCTTCATGAATTGGGCTTGTGGTgcgaggggggggggggggtttggtTGATATGGCTGCCATGTATAGGGATGGGCATGGGTCCAGACCCGGTTGGACCCGACCCATTTATAAGGGTCTGGGTCTAATTATTTGAGACGCAATGGATCTAGGGCATATCTGGATCCATGTGTTTAAAAATGGGTCTGCGTCTGGGTCCAATATTCTCAGACCTAGACCCGGTCCAGATCCGGCCCATGGACCCAgtcaattattataaattagaaATTGTCTAATTAGATACATGTCTGCATTAGTATTTTGGCAGTAATTTGTGAAATGTGATATTTTATGTATCGAATGTGAATATGTGATGGTAAATGACGGTTAAATTAATGGCGCGGGAAAATTTTCTAATACaaaatgttaaaaataaaatagtaaCACTAGACCCATTTTGACCCGAGACCCATTAGACCCATTGGATCTGGGTATGGGTCTGAATTTTTTAGACCCAATGGATCTGGGGCGGGTTTGGATCCACCTAAAAAATATGGGTCTGGGTCTGGGTCTCACCAGACCTGGCCCAGATCCGGCCCATGCCCATCCCTAGCCATgtaccaccaccacctccatcaCCACTAGCTGGGGCGGCAGAAGGTCCGGTCTTAGCGCTAGGAGAGAGAGTCCCTTCAAAGGCCGTCGACCGCATCCCGCAAAACTGCGAAGGGATAGTCCCAATCAACAAATTGTACGAAACGTTGAACTCCTTCAGATTATTAAGCTTCAAATCAGGAATCGGACTCGTCAATTggttactttgaagaaacaaTGTGGCTAAATTGGAGAAATTGTTAGAACGGAGAAGAGAAtaagagagaaaaaaagaaaaaaaaaaaagttaattagaAGAAAATTAGATAAATAAATAGTGGTTAAATTTAgggttaattaggttaattaaggGCTAATTTAAACTAATAACTAACGGTGTCAGACTTCCGTTAAATATAGGAACATTTGGTGCACTTAAACTTAAATAACGATATACTCGCAGAGGTATTTGATGCGTTCGGTGAAACCTCGaggtcatttcatgaaaaaatcgATAACTTTTTTAACTACATGTTAGGCACAAGGGAGGTATCGTATGGCCATTAGGATCTTGGGGAGTACTCTATCAGCATTTGTAGACAGAATTAAGAGCGCGAGCGAGATGAGCAAAGCAGCAGCCGCAGATGAGTACCACTCCAAAGACTTCGAATGGGAAATGTTGAGACAACAAGTAGAGACtgacctttctctctcctaccatATCTCTCCTTTCCAACCATCTCTTTCTCCGTCTTCTGGGGATTCTCAAGCATGGTCTCACTTCCACTCTCGTCATTCCACTGGCAAATTCTTCAAGGTATATACTTCTATTTAATACTAGTGCATTAAATTATTTCCTTAACTTTCttttttttgatggaatttatttaaatatgatCAAACTTGTGAATTTGGGCAATTTCATTCACGGGAAATGTTACTTGTGCTTGGAATTTTGATGGTTTGTGTTTCTGGGTCTTGTTCTTGCATTCACGGTCAATGGGTGTTTGTGGGGccttttcatttttgttttctgtCCTTTTGGAAAGTGATTTGGTTGGAATTTGACAATTATTTTGGGAGAGCGGATTTCTTTTGGGAAGGGGCAGGGATGGGATATGCTTCGGCGAGGGGTGTCTACTTGTGTTGACTCCCCAAATGTCAAATCCTGGTTCCTCCATTGATACTTTTctatgcgtgtgtgtgttgaggGGGGTGTAAGGTTGAGGGGGATTATTTTTGGTTCTTCATGTTTGTTTAGTGTGCGCCATTTTTGTGATTATATTGATCTTCAAGGATGCTTTGTGTGCATTCAGGAAAGAAGGTATTTACTTAAGGAATTCCCGGAGCTTCTTTCTTCTGAAGAAAACTCCAAAGTATTGGAGGTGGGATGTGGTAATGGAAGTACAGTTCTTCCGATATTGCGGTAATGACATCTCTATTTCCTTATGGCACTTAATTATACTTAAGTTTATTCGTGAAAGCTAATGGGGTTATGAAGCATTCGCACTATCCGAAATTTTTGTTCGAGGTTTTCTATGTTAAAGTTATTGTATGCTTTTTATCTTTTATTGTTACAAACTTACAATAATGTTGCAGGGTGATTAAACCTGTTTTTAGTAGGCATTAGTTTTAGTAAGAGTAAAAATGTACTTTAGTGTTAGTCCTTAGAGATAATGTAAGAGAGATAGGAATGTGATCAATAAAGCTAGTTGATTGCTTCATCTGGTTAGGTTTGGATGTTAAAGTTTGTAATCACTGCTCTTCGCTGACTTTCATGATCACGCTTGCAGCAATGATTATTAATTTTGTGAAAGACGCTCTCTATTGGTGACCTTTGTTTGAATGTCTGTTCCTACTtcctaatttattatttcaatttcCAAGAAGAGATCATTGTCAGAGTTTGTACATTTTTTTGATGTATCAGTCATCAGTTTTTATGCTCCTCAGGGAAATTAATCACTAAGCTCCAAATAAAGCGTATATTACCGACTACCGAGACAACTAGGCCTAGATTTTATATGGAAATGTTGGAAGCAGCCTAGCAGGCATGCGGCTCATTCCTGTGCCTATTAACATGAACTTTAGGccgggggtgggggggggggggagggggtgCACTAGTTTATGACTTTAAGGGTGCACTAGataactgtttcattttttcCCTACATTTTTGTACACTGTCAAAAGCATTATATAGCAAGTCAGTAACCTTTATGTCCGTCACGGGTTTCACTTAACCTATTTAACAAAAAATTAGAAGATTTATGTGGACGTAGGAAgatagtaattttttttgtgtggtTTTTCTATTACAATAAAATTGCAGCAGCCTGGCCTAAGGATACAAATCTTAATTTGGTTTTTAGTGTAAAGATGCAAATCACCAAAAACATCCAAAAAGGACAATTTGGGGTGTGTTCTAttcaacttatttgaacttatctaaacttattggatcttatctgaacttattggagcTGATCAAACCTGCTTGACCTTATTGGAACTGATAGGACCTTATTGGGCCTGATTGGAActtaataatactccctccgttctagattagttgttacactttccttctTTGTctatcccagattagttgttacacttctaaattaggaatgaccccacaattattatattgtctctcttcccactaaatttattttgtccccacaccctctctcatccaattaaaaaaaatacctcactaactcctatcacatctactttttcaataaaataacaattgataaccaaacaaccacttatcacctaaaactttgtgcaaaggtaagtgtaacaactaatctgggacgaagggagtagtaataataatgagaataataataataataaaataataataataataataataataataataataataaatttataaataaataaataaataataattttttttaataataatagataataatattaattataataattaattaataactaataataactaataataattataataataataattaacaataataataaataataataatattaaataataagtattattaaactaataataatattgaaacttattagGCCTGATTGGAACTTATTAAACTTATTAGACCTGATTGTACTTacttgaacttatctgaacttattggacgtgaaacttatttttttaaggtgaacatAAAGCCCTTTTAATGGCCTAAAGCTGAGACATTTGTCAGAGGAATGTTGATGTTTTCCAATAAAGAATGGTTTTCTATTTTGAATTTCCATGAACAATGTCTATTTGAAAAAATGACCAAGGCAGGGATAGTGAAAGCAGTGGCTTATTAAGATTGATCCAAATttccttttcttattcttttGACTTCCTGTAGTCCATTGGAGGGTAAAATTGAATTTTAGGACATTCTTTTTGCTTCTTTGAATGTATTTTTGCTTTGATTCTTTAGAACAAAAACAAAGATTAGTGTTTATTACTTTCTGCTGCTGCAATTTGATATGTCCACACTTACCATTCAATTAAAGTTCATGAATTATATGCTATGACTCAAATCAATGTTATCGATTTAAGTATGACTCAAATTCTTAGATTAAGGCAGAAGTATATGATTTTAATCTTCGAAAAGTTAAGAGGAGTGAAACCACCGAGATGGGAGGATTAGAATCACAGATTGTTCAAGAGGAAAAAATGTCAATGTTATGCACGACCATTAGTTTGCCACCAGATTCCCTCCTTCCATTGTTCCCCGTGCATCCTATTCAATTCCTAACTCTATCGTTATATTTTGTTCAGTATATTTTTCCCAGTAGTTGTCTTAAATTCTTAACACTatcattttttttccctttctgTAGTGTAAAGGAGAGGACCCATGTTTATGCTTGTGATTGTAGTGTTGAGGCGCTTGAGAGAGCTAAGGAAAATTTAGAATGCGCTGATATAGAACATGTAATGGAGCGTTTCCATCCTTTCTGCTGCGATTTCTCTACAACTGAATTTCCAAAATGGTTGGCATGTGATACATGTCGGAACAAGCGATTACAGAAGTTGCTTCATCACAATTCTGGTACTGGTTGAGTTTCTATGTAATCTTTCATATACCAATATACCGTATATGATCCATAAACTGTTTTCCATTACGTTTCTATTTCTGGTATTACAGAAGTCAATGGCACTGAAGGAACACTAATCAATCTGCCTTCCATGAAAGATAGTAGTTGTTGCCTTGGTGGAGTGGATTTTGTCACATTGGTATGTGTTATTCCTAACCAACTTCCTTCTAGGGAATTTAGATTATATTTAGCTTCATCTTCTGCCTTTTTTATTGGGTAAATGATTCTATTGTATTGAGAACCACCCCAACAGGGTTCACGATACAAGTCCTATGGAATGAGGCCAGGAAGGGCACTCCACAAAACCTTATAGAAACCAGAACACAACAACACTATACTGATTCAGAAAGCTGGTAATTTCAAGTTATAAAATCAAAATCTATCAGCATTTGCTAGTTTTCTTAGGGACTATTCAATGTATGTGCAAGGTGACTTCACTCTGACTTTTGCGAAAAATGGTTCCTGGCCTCTTCATGGAAACATTCAAAATAGCATCATTGCCAGCCTGCCAACCTTCATTCAAAACTGTCGTTAGAACGTCATAGAGGCCTTATATAAATAGCATTCCCTCTGTATCTGGAAGAAATCCACTTCCCAAATGGCTATATCGTCTTACCAAGTTCCCAACTACAATACATTGATTGGACCCATAAATTGAGGGTTAAATATGTCCTCCTGTAGGTGCAATTTAAGAAAAGGTGAGGCACATCTTCTGGTGAACTCCCACATGAGGGGCACACACCCCAAACACACTAAATCCACCTTTGTGTACAGCCTCTGCAGGCAAGCCAACCTAAGTTTGATTGATGTTTGGAAACATTAAGGCGGTTCCAAACCCAAGGGTCTTACCAGACTTTGTCACTGGGGATTGGAGAAGGATATAGTCCTGCTTCACTGTATATTTTGGTAGCCATCCTTAAAAGTACCCTAACAGCACATGTCTGTTTCCATTCACTTCTAGCATTAGACAGGATCTTATGCTTCCGGCCTTCTACTGTTTTTCCATTGTTGATATAGATATGTTGGATACAGTCCCATATCTTGGCAGCCCCATACCAACCATATTTTCCCGTGAGGGCTTATTTCAGACATAAGCATATGCCTATTCACCTGTCATCTTTGGTTTTGCATACAGAGTCCCAGTC encodes:
- the LOC110799690 gene encoding uncharacterized protein isoform X1, whose protein sequence is MAIRILGSTLSAFVDRIKSASEMSKAAAADEYHSKDFEWEMLRQQVETDLSLSYHISPFQPSLSPSSGDSQAWSHFHSRHSTGKFFKERRYLLKEFPELLSSEENSKVLEVGCGNGSTVLPILRVKERTHVYACDCSVEALERAKENLECADIEHVMERFHPFCCDFSTTEFPKWLACDTCRNKRLQKLLHHNSEVNGTEGTLINLPSMKDSSCCLGGVDFVTLVFTLSAIPPERMVAAVKECFSVLKPGGMLFFRDYGLYDMTMLRFEPDKRVGFRHYMRADGTLSYFFDLDGGRNLFLGVGFIELELEYCCVKSVNRQKRKTMKRVWVHGKFQKPL
- the LOC110799690 gene encoding uncharacterized protein isoform X2 — protein: MAIRILGSTLSAFVDRIKSASEMSKAAAADEYHSKDFEWEMLRQQVETDLSLSYHISPFQPSLSPSSGDSQAWSHFHSRHSTGKFFKERRYLLKEFPELLSSEENSKVLEVGCGNGSTVLPILRVEALERAKENLECADIEHVMERFHPFCCDFSTTEFPKWLACDTCRNKRLQKLLHHNSEVNGTEGTLINLPSMKDSSCCLGGVDFVTLVFTLSAIPPERMVAAVKECFSVLKPGGMLFFRDYGLYDMTMLRFEPDKRVGFRHYMRADGTLSYFFDLDGGRNLFLGVGFIELELEYCCVKSVNRQKRKTMKRVWVHGKFQKPL